The following proteins come from a genomic window of Montipora foliosa isolate CH-2021 chromosome 2, ASM3666993v2, whole genome shotgun sequence:
- the LOC137992548 gene encoding multivesicular body subunit 12B-like isoform X1 produces MQASPYPPITDIKIVSQKDRCPAKYFMITKTVQGHDGQLFDSTWRHKGKRYLCFSREVGQNVIEDITIIGEDDNVVSGFTAITKAHDDDDKALRKHLLCLKIQSRNNAVNAVYDIVLINKNKGETVPPGFHFISNEVNNLSFCYKVAPIFRAQPTPAKAGQTQMPSSAPTGQQWYGQLPTPAGPWQQPQQQAPYSSHSLINLGKPRASSAIEGLPFEVNSKFEILWKKSGPTLPNMQSLSVSDINSKYDYAFSIEQGVTSR; encoded by the exons ATGCAGGCCTCTCCGTACCCTCCCATTACAGATATCAAAATTGTCTCTCAGAAGGATCGATGCCCTGCAAAATATTTCATG ATTACAAAGACAGTGCAAGGTCACGATGGACAGTTATTTGACAGCACTTGGAGGCACAAAGGAAAACGTTATCTTTGCTTTTCACGTGAG GTTGGACAGAATGTTATTGAAGACATAACAATCATTGGTGAAGATGACAATGTGGTATCAGGATTCACAGCAATAACCAAAGCCCATGATGATG ATGATAAAGCCCTGAGAAAACATCTTCTTTGCCTGAAAATCCAGTCAAGGAACAATGCTGTGAATGCTGTTTATGACATTGTGTTGATAAACAAGAACAAAGGAGAGACGGTCCCCCCtggctttcatttcatttc gaATGAGGTCAATAACCTGTCCTTTTGTTACAAAGTGGCACCCATTTTTAGAGCTCAACCCACACCTGCTAAGGCAGGGCAGACCCAAATGCCCTCAAGTGCTCCAACTGGACAGCAAtg GTATGGACAGTTACCAACACCAGCTGGACCCTGGCAACAGCCCCAGCAGCAGGCTCCATATTCTTCACATTCACTGATAAACCTTGGTAAACCTAGGGCAAGTTCAG CTATTGAAGGCCTTCCTTTTGAAGTTAATTCtaagtttgaaattttatggAAAAAGTCAGGG cCTACGTTGCCGAATATGCAAAGTTTATCAGTTAGTGACATTAACTCCAAG TATGATTACGCCTTTAGCATTGAGCAAGGAGTGACATCCAGATGA
- the LOC137992548 gene encoding multivesicular body subunit 12B-like isoform X2 yields MQASPYPPITDIKIVSQKDRCPAKYFMITKTVQGHDGQLFDSTWRHKGKRYLCFSREVGQNVIEDITIIGEDDNVVSGFTAITKAHDDDDKALRKHLLCLKIQSRNNAVNAVYDIVLINKNKGETVPPGFHFISNEVNNLSFCYKVAPIFRAQPTPAKAGQTQMPSSAPTGQQWYGQLPTPAGPWQQPQQQAPYSSHSLINLGKPRASSAIEGLPFEVNSKFEILWKKSGPTLPNMQSLSVSDINSKYDYAFSIEQGVTSR; encoded by the exons ATTACAAAGACAGTGCAAGGTCACGATGGACAGTTATTTGACAGCACTTGGAGGCACAAAGGAAAACGTTATCTTTGCTTTTCACGTGAG GTTGGACAGAATGTTATTGAAGACATAACAATCATTGGTGAAGATGACAATGTGGTATCAGGATTCACAGCAATAACCAAAGCCCATGATGATG ATGATAAAGCCCTGAGAAAACATCTTCTTTGCCTGAAAATCCAGTCAAGGAACAATGCTGTGAATGCTGTTTATGACATTGTGTTGATAAACAAGAACAAAGGAGAGACGGTCCCCCCtggctttcatttcatttc gaATGAGGTCAATAACCTGTCCTTTTGTTACAAAGTGGCACCCATTTTTAGAGCTCAACCCACACCTGCTAAGGCAGGGCAGACCCAAATGCCCTCAAGTGCTCCAACTGGACAGCAAtg GTATGGACAGTTACCAACACCAGCTGGACCCTGGCAACAGCCCCAGCAGCAGGCTCCATATTCTTCACATTCACTGATAAACCTTGGTAAACCTAGGGCAAGTTCAG CTATTGAAGGCCTTCCTTTTGAAGTTAATTCtaagtttgaaattttatggAAAAAGTCAGGG cCTACGTTGCCGAATATGCAAAGTTTATCAGTTAGTGACATTAACTCCAAG TATGATTACGCCTTTAGCATTGAGCAAGGAGTGACATCCAGATGA